A single genomic interval of Sceloporus undulatus isolate JIND9_A2432 ecotype Alabama chromosome 2, SceUnd_v1.1, whole genome shotgun sequence harbors:
- the ZBTB39 gene encoding zinc finger and BTB domain-containing protein 39 produces the protein MGMRIKLHSTDHPSNLLKELNKCRLSETMCDVTIVVGSRSFPAHKAVLACAAGYFQNLFLSTGLDAARTYVVDFITPANFEKILSFVYTSELFTDLINVGVIYEVAEKLGMDDLLKACHSTFPDLENSAANKQCSVSGESRSAGALAESNHSLIEIRNSGDHQRTERNSSLHGETTGGYKEDLANDASLNLLHSQIPKSEEQETPAQFSGAMSIMTQAGLSMAVQTTGNSCQPYKIQSNGDYSKGNFFSSDASLDISTGSNSCPSNSDHSKDQGFGQMDELQLEDLGEEELHFEDPSEELGAPEEVIELSDDSEEELSFENDSRDNKAMPCQVCKKVLEPNIQLIRQHAREHVDLLTGNCKVCETHFQDRNSRVTHVLSHIGIFLFSCDMCETKFFTQWQLNLHRREGVFDSNIIIHPSDPLIGKVNLFTGDLACAVCGKLLAKDFHVVRSHILDHVNLKGQTCGVCDQRHLNLCSLMWHTLSHLGISVFSCSICANSFVDRHLLEKHMAVHQSMEEALFRCHYCGQAFKLEAAYRYHVSQHKCSSNLDLVRPSFGDRMHQQSLQKRKLTEEFLSEDMALQNQPGNSKYSCKVCGKRFAHTSEFNYHRRIHTGEKPYQCKVCHKFFRGRSTIKCHLKTHSGALMYRCTVCGHYSSTLNLMSKHIGVHKGSLPPDFTIEQTFMYIIHSKDAEKNTDS, from the coding sequence ATGGGCATGAGGATCAAGCTACACAGCACTGACCACCCCAGTAACCTGCTGAAGGAACTCAATAAATGCAGGTTGTCAGAAACTATGTGTGATGTTACCATTGTTGTTGGTAGTCGTTCCTTCCCTGCACACAAAGCAGTGCTGGCATGTGCAGCAGGCTATTTCCAGAACCTTTTCCTCAGTACAGGACTGGATGCTGCTCGCACGTACGTGGTGGATTTCATCACTCCAGCCAATTTTGAAAAGATCCTGAGCTTTGTTTATACCTCAGAGCTCTTCACAGATCTGATCAATGTGGGTGTTATTTATGAAGTAGCTGAAAAGCTGGGTATGGATGATTTGTTGAAGGcctgccattccacttttccagACTTGGAAAACTCAGCCGCCAATAAACAGTGCTCTGTCTCAGGTGAAAGTCGGTCAGCTGGTGCTTTGGCTGAGTCAAACCATTCTCTGATTGAAATCCGAAACAGTGGGGATCACCAGAGAACAGAGCGAAATAGCAGCCTGCATGGCGAAACAACAGGTGGCTACAAAGAAGATCTTGCAAATGATGCTAGTCTTAACTTACTGCATTCGCAGATTCCCAAATCTGAAGAACAGGAAACACCAGCACAGTTCAGTGGTGCCATGAGTATTATGACACAGGCTGGTCTGAGCATGGCTGTTCAAACGACTGGAAACTCTTGTCAGCCATATAAAATCCAGAGCAATGGGGATTACAGCAAAGGCAACTTTTTTTCCTCTGATGCATCGTTGGATATATCCACAGGCAGCAACTCCTGTCCTAGCAATAGTGACCACTCCAAAGATCAGGGCTTTGGACAAATGGATGAACTACAACTAGAAGACCTAGGAGAAGAGGAATTACATTTTGAAGACCCCAGTGAGGAGTTAGGTGCACCAGAGGAGGTGATTGAGCTTAGTGATGATAGTGAGGAGGAGCTATCTTTTGAGAATGACAGCCGGGATAACAAGGCCATGCCCTGTCAAGTATGCAAAAAAGTATTAGAACCCAACATTCAGCTGATCCGCCAGCATGCTAGGGAACATGTAGACCTGCTAACTGGAAACTGCAAAGTCTGCGAGACCCATTTCCAAGATAGGAACTCTAGAGTCACCCATGTCCTGTCTCATATTGGgatattcctcttttcctgtgaTATGTGTGAGACTAAGTTTTTCACTCAGTGGCAGCTCAACCTCCACCGCCGAGAAGGAGTGTTTGACAGCAACATTATCATCCATCCCAGTGACCCACTGATAGGGAAGGTCAACTTGTTCACTGGGGATTTGGCATGTGCTGTCTGTGGGAAACTGCTGGCCAAAGATTTTCATGTGGTTCGGAGTCACATCTTGGACCATGTGAATTTGAAAGGCCAAACATGTGGTGTGTGTGACCAGCGACACCTCAATCTCTGTAGCCTCATGTGGCATACACTTTCCCACTTGGGAATCTCTGTTTTTTCTTGCTCTATTTGTGCCAACAGTTTTGTGGACAGGCACCTTCTGGAGAAGCACATGGCAGTCCACCAAAGCATGGAGGAAGCCCTCTTTCGGTGTCATTATTGTGGTCAAGCGTTCAAGCTGGAAGCTGCTTACCGCTACCATGTGAGCCAGCACAAGTGTAGTTCCAACTTGGACCTTGTCCGACCTAGCTTTGGTGACCGAATGCACCAGCAATCTCTGCAAAAGAGGAAGCTGACAGAGGAGTTCTTAAGTGAGGACATGGCTCTCCAGAATCAACCTGGGAACAGTAAGTACAGCTGCAAGGTGTGTGGAAAAAGGTTTGCTCACACCAGCGAATTCAACTACCACCGacgcatccacactggggagaagcccTATCAGTGTAAAGTATGCCACAAATTCTTCCGTGGGCGTTCCACTATCAAGTGCCACTTGAAGACACATTCTGGGGCTCTCATGTACCGCTGCACAGTTTGTGGCCACTACAGCTCTACTCTTAACCTCATGAGCAAGCATATAGGTGTGCACAAAGGCAGCCTTCCCCCAGACTTCACCATTGAACAAACTTTCATGTACATTATCCATTCCAAAGATGCGGAGAAAAACACAGACAGCTGA